A stretch of Aedes aegypti strain LVP_AGWG chromosome 2, AaegL5.0 Primary Assembly, whole genome shotgun sequence DNA encodes these proteins:
- the LOC5569374 gene encoding glycoprotein-N-acetylgalactosamine 3-beta-galactosyltransferase 1 isoform X2, whose protein sequence is MKIMELGGRSHSHPRTLVTLIFGTVLGFVFATLITSSTNRAPWLPEYYHSREAPAIVSDPHTGHELKGAEGPEQEVGNHASHEEVHAHENSSLANQLYREVRVLCWIMTNPSNHKAKALHVKRTWGSRCNKLLFMSSKTDPLLNSIALPVKEGRNNLWAKTKEAFKYIYQHHLDDADWFIKADDDTYVVMENLRYMLYPYSPSFPIYFGCKFKPFVKQGYMSGGAGYVLSKAAVKRFVEEAIPNKNCRQDHDGAEDVEMGKCMELVKVLAGDSRDSLGRGRFFPFVPEHHLIPNHVDKDFWYWKYIYYKTDEGLDCCSDNAISFHYVSPNQMYVLDYLVYHLRPYGIVGHSQPLPNKLSLTDIVHSDDLSKTTERPQMDKDSSPTDDKQVSNNLLLD, encoded by the exons ATGAAAATCATGGAATTGG GTGGACGCAGTCATAGCCATCCCCGGACGTTGGTTACGCTTATATTTGGCACAGTGCTCGGATTTGTGTTCGCCACTTTGATCACCTCCAGCACCAATCGAGCTCCGTGGCTACCGGAATATTACCACTCCAGGGAAGCTCCGGCGATAGTAAGTGATCCACATACGGGCCATGAGCTGAAGGGTGCCGAAGGTCCCGAACAGGAAGTCGGCAATCACGCTTCCCACGAGGAAGTACACGCCCATGAGAATTCATCGCTGGCGAATCAACTGTATCGGGAGGTACGGGTACTATGCTGGATCATGACAAATCCCAGTAATCACAAAGCGAAAGCTCTGCACGTTAAGCGCACGTGGGGCTCACGGTGCAATAAGTTGCTGTTTATGAGCTCAAAGACTG aCCCGCTTCTAAATAGCATCGCTCTGCCAGTGAAAGAAGGTCGCAATAATCTGTGGGCGAAAACCAAGGAAGCATTCAAGTACATCTACCAGCATCATCTCGACGATGCCGATTGGTTCATCAAGGCTGATGACGACAC TTACGTTGTGATGGAAAATCTTCGATACATGCTGTATCCATACTCACCCAGCTTTCCAATATACTTTGGGTGTAAATTCAAACCGTTCGTAAAGCAGGGCTACATGTCCGGTGGCGCCGGCTACGTGCTTAGCAAAGCGGCTGTGAAACGATTTGTGGAAGAGGCCATTCCGAACAAAAACTGTCGGCAGGATCACGATGGTGCCGAAGATGTGGAAATGG GTAAATGCATGGAATTGGTAAAAGTTCTGGCTGGTGATTCAAGAGACTCTCTAGGAAGAGGTCGATTCTTCCCGTTTGTACCTGAGCATCATCTGATACCGAATCACGTAGATAAAGATTTCTGGTACTGGAAGTACATCTACTACAAGACAGACGAG GGGCTGGATTGCTGCTCGGATAATGCAATCTCGTTCCACTACGTCTCGCCCAATCAGATGTACGTGCTGGACTATCTGGTCTACCATCTGCGGCCATACGGTATCGTAGGTCACTCTCAACCTTTACCGAACAAGCTCTCCCTGACGGACATCGTCCATTCGGATGATCTAAGCAAAACTACCGAGCGACCCCAAATGGACAAGGACTCCAGCCCGACTGATGACAAACAGGTGTCCAACAATCTTTTGCTGGATTAG
- the LOC5569374 gene encoding glycoprotein-N-acetylgalactosamine 3-beta-galactosyltransferase 1 isoform X1, with protein MMNCYGYWAYPVGKALVCIPPDSCGRSHSHPRTLVTLIFGTVLGFVFATLITSSTNRAPWLPEYYHSREAPAIVSDPHTGHELKGAEGPEQEVGNHASHEEVHAHENSSLANQLYREVRVLCWIMTNPSNHKAKALHVKRTWGSRCNKLLFMSSKTDPLLNSIALPVKEGRNNLWAKTKEAFKYIYQHHLDDADWFIKADDDTYVVMENLRYMLYPYSPSFPIYFGCKFKPFVKQGYMSGGAGYVLSKAAVKRFVEEAIPNKNCRQDHDGAEDVEMGKCMELVKVLAGDSRDSLGRGRFFPFVPEHHLIPNHVDKDFWYWKYIYYKTDEGLDCCSDNAISFHYVSPNQMYVLDYLVYHLRPYGIVGHSQPLPNKLSLTDIVHSDDLSKTTERPQMDKDSSPTDDKQVSNNLLLD; from the exons ATGATGAATTGCTACGGCTATTGGGCTTATCCAGTTGGAAAAGCGCTGGTCTGCATCCCTCCTGATTCGT GTGGACGCAGTCATAGCCATCCCCGGACGTTGGTTACGCTTATATTTGGCACAGTGCTCGGATTTGTGTTCGCCACTTTGATCACCTCCAGCACCAATCGAGCTCCGTGGCTACCGGAATATTACCACTCCAGGGAAGCTCCGGCGATAGTAAGTGATCCACATACGGGCCATGAGCTGAAGGGTGCCGAAGGTCCCGAACAGGAAGTCGGCAATCACGCTTCCCACGAGGAAGTACACGCCCATGAGAATTCATCGCTGGCGAATCAACTGTATCGGGAGGTACGGGTACTATGCTGGATCATGACAAATCCCAGTAATCACAAAGCGAAAGCTCTGCACGTTAAGCGCACGTGGGGCTCACGGTGCAATAAGTTGCTGTTTATGAGCTCAAAGACTG aCCCGCTTCTAAATAGCATCGCTCTGCCAGTGAAAGAAGGTCGCAATAATCTGTGGGCGAAAACCAAGGAAGCATTCAAGTACATCTACCAGCATCATCTCGACGATGCCGATTGGTTCATCAAGGCTGATGACGACAC TTACGTTGTGATGGAAAATCTTCGATACATGCTGTATCCATACTCACCCAGCTTTCCAATATACTTTGGGTGTAAATTCAAACCGTTCGTAAAGCAGGGCTACATGTCCGGTGGCGCCGGCTACGTGCTTAGCAAAGCGGCTGTGAAACGATTTGTGGAAGAGGCCATTCCGAACAAAAACTGTCGGCAGGATCACGATGGTGCCGAAGATGTGGAAATGG GTAAATGCATGGAATTGGTAAAAGTTCTGGCTGGTGATTCAAGAGACTCTCTAGGAAGAGGTCGATTCTTCCCGTTTGTACCTGAGCATCATCTGATACCGAATCACGTAGATAAAGATTTCTGGTACTGGAAGTACATCTACTACAAGACAGACGAG GGGCTGGATTGCTGCTCGGATAATGCAATCTCGTTCCACTACGTCTCGCCCAATCAGATGTACGTGCTGGACTATCTGGTCTACCATCTGCGGCCATACGGTATCGTAGGTCACTCTCAACCTTTACCGAACAAGCTCTCCCTGACGGACATCGTCCATTCGGATGATCTAAGCAAAACTACCGAGCGACCCCAAATGGACAAGGACTCCAGCCCGACTGATGACAAACAGGTGTCCAACAATCTTTTGCTGGATTAG
- the LOC5569374 gene encoding glycoprotein-N-acetylgalactosamine 3-beta-galactosyltransferase 1 isoform X3 translates to MNEGGRSHSHPRTLVTLIFGTVLGFVFATLITSSTNRAPWLPEYYHSREAPAIVSDPHTGHELKGAEGPEQEVGNHASHEEVHAHENSSLANQLYREVRVLCWIMTNPSNHKAKALHVKRTWGSRCNKLLFMSSKTDPLLNSIALPVKEGRNNLWAKTKEAFKYIYQHHLDDADWFIKADDDTYVVMENLRYMLYPYSPSFPIYFGCKFKPFVKQGYMSGGAGYVLSKAAVKRFVEEAIPNKNCRQDHDGAEDVEMGKCMELVKVLAGDSRDSLGRGRFFPFVPEHHLIPNHVDKDFWYWKYIYYKTDEGLDCCSDNAISFHYVSPNQMYVLDYLVYHLRPYGIVGHSQPLPNKLSLTDIVHSDDLSKTTERPQMDKDSSPTDDKQVSNNLLLD, encoded by the exons ATGAATGAAG GTGGACGCAGTCATAGCCATCCCCGGACGTTGGTTACGCTTATATTTGGCACAGTGCTCGGATTTGTGTTCGCCACTTTGATCACCTCCAGCACCAATCGAGCTCCGTGGCTACCGGAATATTACCACTCCAGGGAAGCTCCGGCGATAGTAAGTGATCCACATACGGGCCATGAGCTGAAGGGTGCCGAAGGTCCCGAACAGGAAGTCGGCAATCACGCTTCCCACGAGGAAGTACACGCCCATGAGAATTCATCGCTGGCGAATCAACTGTATCGGGAGGTACGGGTACTATGCTGGATCATGACAAATCCCAGTAATCACAAAGCGAAAGCTCTGCACGTTAAGCGCACGTGGGGCTCACGGTGCAATAAGTTGCTGTTTATGAGCTCAAAGACTG aCCCGCTTCTAAATAGCATCGCTCTGCCAGTGAAAGAAGGTCGCAATAATCTGTGGGCGAAAACCAAGGAAGCATTCAAGTACATCTACCAGCATCATCTCGACGATGCCGATTGGTTCATCAAGGCTGATGACGACAC TTACGTTGTGATGGAAAATCTTCGATACATGCTGTATCCATACTCACCCAGCTTTCCAATATACTTTGGGTGTAAATTCAAACCGTTCGTAAAGCAGGGCTACATGTCCGGTGGCGCCGGCTACGTGCTTAGCAAAGCGGCTGTGAAACGATTTGTGGAAGAGGCCATTCCGAACAAAAACTGTCGGCAGGATCACGATGGTGCCGAAGATGTGGAAATGG GTAAATGCATGGAATTGGTAAAAGTTCTGGCTGGTGATTCAAGAGACTCTCTAGGAAGAGGTCGATTCTTCCCGTTTGTACCTGAGCATCATCTGATACCGAATCACGTAGATAAAGATTTCTGGTACTGGAAGTACATCTACTACAAGACAGACGAG GGGCTGGATTGCTGCTCGGATAATGCAATCTCGTTCCACTACGTCTCGCCCAATCAGATGTACGTGCTGGACTATCTGGTCTACCATCTGCGGCCATACGGTATCGTAGGTCACTCTCAACCTTTACCGAACAAGCTCTCCCTGACGGACATCGTCCATTCGGATGATCTAAGCAAAACTACCGAGCGACCCCAAATGGACAAGGACTCCAGCCCGACTGATGACAAACAGGTGTCCAACAATCTTTTGCTGGATTAG